The following proteins come from a genomic window of Pyxidicoccus sp. MSG2:
- a CDS encoding peroxiredoxin, with product MLKPGDVAPDFTVRDHTGRTHRLADYHGKNVVLWFYPKADTPGUTAQGCGFRDQKTQYEEKNAVILGVSFDTLEENKAFAEKFGFNFPLLSDTDRKLGLAYGACDDAKSPNARRVGVIIGPDGKVKAWYPKVDARAFPQEALKQL from the coding sequence ATGCTCAAGCCAGGAGACGTGGCACCGGACTTCACCGTCCGGGACCACACCGGCCGGACGCACCGGCTGGCGGACTACCACGGGAAGAACGTGGTGCTGTGGTTCTACCCGAAGGCGGACACCCCGGGTTGAACGGCCCAGGGTTGCGGGTTCCGCGACCAGAAGACGCAGTACGAAGAGAAGAACGCGGTGATTCTGGGAGTCAGCTTCGACACGTTGGAGGAGAACAAGGCGTTCGCCGAGAAGTTCGGGTTCAACTTCCCGCTGCTGAGTGACACGGACCGGAAGCTGGGGCTCGCCTATGGCGCCTGCGACGACGCGAAGTCGCCGAACGCGCGCCGGGTGGGCGTCATCATCGGCCCGGACGGGAAGGTGAAGGCGTGGTACCCGAAGGTGGATGCCCGCGCCTTCCCGCAGGAGGCGCTGAAGCAGTTGTGA
- a CDS encoding chloride channel protein, protein MSRLRAALSRLIHDLLQASNRLRLPGPSVLPVAGAVVGLYSGLAAGIFANLIGLMTGITFGAAELTHTLRRGQLKTLVEAFSTAHWHFEYAIIGAPLALGALVVGHFIQPGGPRDEVKRRLKLLSLLTLGALSLYYPLVALAALNSVFGHSHNLPETLADLPWWLMLLAPTLGGITVGRLLRDRPETHGHGVPEVVRAVKSGANVVPADRGLLKLVASAITIGSGGSAGREGPIVYGGAAFASTVGRVLGFSRRELSILLACGAGAGISASFNAPIAGAVFAMEIILREFELRVFSPIILASVAGTLVSQGVLGEAPMLRRVPYELVSGGEVLAYAGLGIGCGLLAFTFVRLLHGVEHFFHGRGGGRLSPWLSRKPLHFRAGLGGLCVGLLAFVSPTVWGSGHDYINLAAVGRLPFLFLVTACVLKLVATALTIGSGGSGGTFFPAAVIGAMAGGAFGTLVHYFFPASTGPSGAYALVGMGGAVAALNRGPLTGMMMLYELSGNHDIILPLMVTCTIASALCHYLIERKAPKVQSDTDLLEGTPVRTVMAHLSPVPAGTPLRPLTDLLLTSEAGALPVLDNAGQVYGTVQVEHLREVWRDESMYPLLVASDLARKLPLLTPDQDLAHALRIMDQEDVDALPVTTPPGSPTCGLLTRGAVRRFLSAQHTQAHSHGDAPVSPTEASH, encoded by the coding sequence ATGAGCCGGCTTCGCGCGGCGCTGAGCCGCCTGATTCACGACCTCCTCCAGGCCTCGAACCGGCTGCGGCTTCCGGGACCCTCGGTGCTGCCGGTGGCGGGCGCGGTGGTGGGGCTCTACAGCGGGCTGGCGGCGGGCATCTTCGCCAACCTCATCGGCCTGATGACCGGCATCACCTTCGGCGCCGCCGAGCTGACGCACACGCTGCGCCGGGGCCAGCTCAAGACGCTGGTGGAGGCGTTCTCCACGGCGCACTGGCACTTCGAGTACGCCATCATCGGCGCGCCGCTGGCACTGGGCGCGCTGGTGGTGGGCCACTTCATCCAGCCCGGCGGCCCTCGCGACGAGGTGAAGCGCCGGCTCAAGCTGCTGTCGCTGCTGACGCTGGGCGCGTTGTCGCTCTACTACCCGCTGGTGGCGCTGGCGGCGCTCAACAGCGTGTTCGGCCACTCGCACAACCTCCCCGAGACGCTGGCGGACCTGCCCTGGTGGCTCATGCTGCTGGCCCCCACGCTGGGCGGCATCACGGTGGGCCGGCTGCTGCGCGACAGGCCGGAGACGCACGGCCACGGCGTGCCGGAGGTGGTGCGCGCGGTGAAGAGCGGCGCCAACGTGGTGCCGGCGGACCGCGGGCTGCTGAAGCTGGTGGCCTCCGCGATAACGATTGGCAGCGGCGGCTCCGCCGGACGCGAGGGCCCCATCGTCTACGGCGGCGCGGCGTTCGCCTCCACCGTGGGCCGCGTGCTGGGCTTCAGCCGCAGGGAGCTGTCCATCCTCCTGGCCTGTGGCGCGGGCGCGGGCATCTCCGCGTCCTTCAATGCCCCCATCGCCGGCGCGGTGTTCGCGATGGAAATCATCCTGCGCGAGTTCGAGCTGCGCGTCTTCTCGCCCATCATCCTCGCCAGCGTGGCGGGCACCCTGGTGAGCCAGGGCGTGCTGGGCGAGGCGCCCATGCTCCGCCGCGTCCCGTATGAGCTGGTCAGCGGCGGCGAGGTGCTGGCGTACGCGGGGCTGGGCATCGGCTGCGGGCTGCTGGCCTTCACCTTCGTGCGGCTCCTGCACGGGGTGGAGCACTTCTTCCACGGACGCGGCGGGGGCCGGCTGTCGCCCTGGCTGTCCCGCAAGCCGCTGCACTTCCGCGCGGGCCTGGGCGGGCTGTGCGTGGGCCTGCTGGCCTTCGTCAGCCCCACGGTGTGGGGCAGCGGGCACGACTACATCAACCTGGCCGCCGTCGGCCGGCTGCCCTTCCTCTTCCTCGTCACCGCGTGCGTGCTGAAGCTGGTGGCCACCGCGCTCACCATCGGCTCGGGCGGCTCGGGCGGCACCTTCTTCCCCGCCGCCGTCATCGGCGCCATGGCGGGCGGCGCCTTCGGCACGCTGGTGCACTACTTCTTCCCCGCCAGCACCGGGCCCAGCGGCGCGTACGCCCTCGTCGGCATGGGCGGCGCGGTGGCGGCGCTCAACCGCGGCCCGCTCACCGGCATGATGATGCTGTACGAGCTGAGCGGGAACCACGACATCATCCTCCCGCTGATGGTGACGTGCACCATCGCCTCCGCCCTCTGCCACTACCTCATCGAGCGCAAGGCGCCGAAGGTGCAGAGCGACACGGACCTGCTGGAGGGCACGCCCGTGCGCACGGTGATGGCCCACCTGTCCCCCGTGCCCGCGGGCACGCCGCTGCGCCCACTGACCGATTTGCTGCTCACCTCCGAGGCGGGCGCGCTGCCGGTGCTGGACAACGCCGGGCAGGTCTACGGCACCGTGCAGGTGGAGCACCTGCGCGAGGTGTGGCGCGACGAGTCCATGTATCCCCTGCTGGTGGCCAGCGACCTGGCGCGCAAGCTGCCCCTGCTGACGCCCGACCAGGACCTGGCCCACGCACTGCGCATCATGGACCAGGAGGACGTGGACGCACTGCCCGTCACCACCCCGCCGGGCAGCCCCACCTGCGGGCTGCTCACCCGCGGCGCCGTGCGGCGGTTCCTCTCCGCCCAGCACACCCAGGCCCACTCGCACGGGGACGCCCCCGTCAGCCCCACCGAGGCGTCGCACTGA